The following proteins come from a genomic window of Caloenas nicobarica isolate bCalNic1 chromosome 6, bCalNic1.hap1, whole genome shotgun sequence:
- the LOC135990403 gene encoding olfactory receptor 14C36-like: MPNSSSIIQFLLLPFTDTQELQLLHFWLFLGIYLAALVGNGLIITTIACDQHLHTPMYFFLLNLSLLDMGCISTILPKSMDNTLWDTRAISYTGCASQVFLVFFFISAELYLLTIMAYDHYVAICKPLHYGTLLGSRACVHMAAAAWGTGFLNALLHTANTFSLPLCKGNAVDQFFSEIPQILKLSCSDAYLREVWVIVISVCLAFGCFVFIVLSYVQIFRAVLRIPSEQGRHKAFSACLPHLVVVSLFISTSSFAYLKPPSISSPSINHVVAVLYSVVPPAVNPLIYSMRNQELKDALKKLISGCFLNQ; this comes from the coding sequence ATGCCCAACAGTAGTTCCATCatccagttcctcctcctgccattcacagacacacaggagctgcagctcttgcacttctggctcttcctgggcatctacctggctgccctcgTGGGCAACGgtctcatcatcaccaccatagcctgtgaccagcacctccacacccccatgtacttcttccttctcaacctctccctccttgacatgggctgcatctccaccattcTCCCCAAGTCCATGGACAACaccctctgggacaccagggccatttcttataCTGGATGTGCTTCTCAagtctttctggttttctttttcatttcagcagagctgtATTTGCTCACCATCATGGCCTACGACcactatgttgccatctgcaaacccctgcactacgggaccctcctgggcagcagagcttgtgtccacatggcagcagctgcctggggcactggatttctcaatgctctgctgcacacggccaatacattttcactaccactctgcaagggcaatgctgtggaccagttcttctctgaaatcccccagatccttaagctctcctgctcagatgcctaccttAGGGAAGTCTGGGTTATTGTGATCAGTGTCTGTTTAGCATTTggctgttttgtgttcatcgtgctgtcctatgtgcagatcttcagggctgtgctgaggatcccctccgagcagggacggcacaaagccttttccgcgtgcctccctcacctggttGTGGTCTCTCTGTTTATCAGTACTAGTtcatttgcctacctgaagcccccctccatctcctccccatccatTAACCATGTGGTAGcagttctgtactcagtggttcctccagcagtgaatcctctcatctacagcatgaggaaccaggagctcaaggatgccctgaagAAACTGATATCTGGGTGTTTTCTGAATCAATaa